The DNA region GAGTAAGGTTCTAGCAGAATCTGAGACATTTACCTGGTCTTGAGAGATCTTCTGGGACTGATCAGTTTTTGCAGTGGGTGCTCGAGCACCCAGATCACTTGATTTTTTGACCTGGCTTTGTTTTTCATTGCGCTCAGAGCGTCGGAATTCTGGAGGAAGATTTCCAATATTCTTAATCGGCGACATGATCCTCTCCTTAGATACTCCTGGTATCTATGATCGTTGGTTGTTGTGCATCTTTCATGACATTCGTGGCCTCACCCCTAGTGTCGGCGATCTTTCCCATTTCTTTAACAACATTCATCTTACGTATCTGTAGAATATCTAACAGCTTCGCATCTGTTACAACAAGTGATTTTGCAATGCTGGATATCTGCCGTCCTAATTTTGATCTCCGTAATTCAGCACCATCCATCCGCAGTGAGTCCTTTTGTAGCTCCAGATGTCTAAGGCGATCGATCCAATGATCCCGCGTATCTAATAATTCTAAAATAGATTTCAAAGATATGGTATCCGAATCATTGATAATCTCCTGGGTTTTTGCCATGATCTCATGAAAACAGACCATTTCCTGTTCCAGAAGTACGTGTGCCGAATGAGTTAACGCGTGATTTCCAGGAGTCATCAGATACTCCTCGCGAAAATCAGCCCAGAGACTTCTCTTAATTTGGACATGAGATGCAACATCTCTTCTCTGGGTATCTGACGGACCTGTTTACCTGATTCATCATCCATAACCTTGATCACCGGGTTGGGCGTTCGGTCATCAAACGAAAATGATACTTTGGTACCCAGCGCCTGCACTACATCAGTTACATTTTTTACAAGCTCTGTGAAATCGACCAGATTAATATCAAGCACTGCGCCATCCTGGGTGGTCTCAGAAGTTTTCTCTGATTCGTTCACTTCCTTGAGATTAATCACTTTTGAAACAGGTTCAATCTGAGGGTTGGATACCGAATTTTTTGCAAGTTCTACGACTACAGCTTCCATAATCTTCCTCCTTTACTGAAAAAAGGATCCTAGAAAACTTTGTTGACTTTGTAATTTGTACATCATCTCCTGTAGACTTGTAAACTCTTGTCTTAATTGGTCTTCTCGACGATAAAGAATATCATCCATAAGTGATATGCGATCAGTAAGATTCATCAGCTGGTC from Candidatus Neomarinimicrobiota bacterium includes:
- a CDS encoding flagellar protein FlaG: MEAVVVELAKNSVSNPQIEPVSKVINLKEVNESEKTSETTQDGAVLDINLVDFTELVKNVTDVVQALGTKVSFSFDDRTPNPVIKVMDDESGKQVRQIPREEMLHLMSKLREVSGLIFARSI